In Nilaparvata lugens isolate BPH chromosome 5, ASM1435652v1, whole genome shotgun sequence, the following proteins share a genomic window:
- the LOC120351592 gene encoding uncharacterized protein LOC120351592, giving the protein MADICNVCLKSLKKVKVLCSDCNKSFHGKWVNLSADDVNYLSDQGDVWRCTPCSQLRRKSMVLESKSTVTYDDIFKLVNELKEDIKRVETSLGTSLNSCHEELAETKKIVQDQKEEITKLVETINELRGENNGLRKQIADLQLRVDEAEQYSRRNTIEIHGVPVQKGENVVTIVKDIGRSLGFPVNDSMIDACHRLRSKVGSGRHPGIIVRMVRRLDAEELLQKRRVKRNFNTHDIGLTAKPAEPVYLNECLSPARRTLFSAARKVKNEKNYSYLWVRGGKIFLRKEQGLSVITVTKMEDLENLKKDVFSFEL; this is encoded by the exons ATGGCTGATATCTGCAACGTATGTCTAAAGTCACTTAAGAAAGTGAAAGTGTTGTGTAGTGACTGCAATAAGAGTTTTCATGGGAAGTGGGTCAACCTATCCGCCGACGACGTGAACTACTTGTCGGATCAGGGCGACGTGTGGCGATGCACGCCGTGCTCCCAGCTGCGACGCAAGAGTATGGTGCTCGAATCCAAATCTACTGTCACATATGATGACATATTTAAACTAGTCAACGAGCTCAAGGAAGATATCAAGCGTGTGGAAACTAGTCTCGGCACTTCGTTAAACTCCTGTCACGAAGAGCTAGCTGAAACTAAAAAAATCGTACAGGACCAGAAGGAGGAAATCACGAAGCTAGTCGAAACAATTAATGAGCTTCGAGGTGAAAATAATGGACTTCGTAAGCAGATTGCTGATCTCCAGTTGAGGGTCGACGAGGCTGAGCAGTATTCGCGACGCAATACAATCGAAATTCACGGCGTACCAGTGCAGaaaggagaaaatgttgtcaccATAGTCAAAGATATTGGCCGATCGCTTGGTTTCCCGGTAAATGATTCGATGATAGACGCCTGTCATCGCCTGCGTTCCAAGGTGGGGTCCGGAAGGCATCCTGGCATTATAGTCAGGATGGTAAGGAGGCTGGATGCAGAAGAACTGCTGCAGAAACGACGGGTGAAGCGTAATTTCAACACGCACGACATCGGTCTGACGGCGAAGCCAGCGGAGCCGGTCTACCTGAATGAGTGCCTATCACCAGCCCGGCGTACCTTGTTCAGTGCGGCTCGGAAGgtgaagaatgaaaagaacTATAGCTATTTATGGGTTAGAGgtggaaaaatttttcttcggAAAGAACAGGGTTTATCTGTGATCACGGTCACGAAAATGGAAGATCTAGAAAATCT AAAAAAAGATGTATTTTCTTTTGAGTTATAA